The Oryza brachyantha chromosome 6, ObraRS2, whole genome shotgun sequence region ACAATCTTCTTTTATACATGATTGCTAGTCATGTACGGTACTCATGCGAGTtctttacaaattttattcctttttctGTTTAATACTATCTGGCATATTAGAACCATGCTACTGttttcttctgttttgctATTTGGAACATCAGGATGTACCTATCCTTTTCAGGTTTTAGGAGCATTATGGTACTTGCTATCTGTCGATCGCCAGACTGCATGCTGGGAAAAATACTGTAGCGATGAGAGTGATTGCCATAAAGGATACCTGGCCTGTGATGTACAGTCTGATTCAAATTGGAAAACTAACACTGCTATCTTTAATAAATGTGATGCCAGTAGCAAATCCATCGATTTTGACTATGGTATGTTCGCACCATTGTTATCAAATCAAGCTCCTGATCAGGGTTTCCTGAAGAAGTTCTTCTATTGCCTTTGGTGGGGTTTGCAGAATCTAAGGTTTGACTCTGAACATATTTGATCTAAGGTTTGTTATTAAGAGgaagaattttgaatataaGACACATTTTGTGCTCACTgctaagagaaaaaaacaattataactCCCAACattattaccttttttttatctgattAATTTAAACTATTATGGTCTGACTGTGATCAAATGATAGCAAATATGAAGATTCTGGTACTTGTACCATGCattgattctttttctttaacaGTTGCTATGGGCAAACCCTGACTGTGAGTACTTATATTGGTGAGACGTTATATGCTATATTCTTGGCGGTTCTTGGTCTCGTCTTGTTTGCGCATTTGATTGGAAACGTGCAGGTACTTTTATGGTCTAAACTGCATTTACTAGTTGTTTATTTGAGTATTTTCTATATCGTGTTTTGTTCTTGCAACTGTCAACTGAAATAATTATACTGGTAATACCACAACAACCTCTTAGCTTCAAGGCACACAATTTTTAAGGGATTAATGACCTCATCACATTATATTGTCTGCTAGACCTACTTGCAATCGATCACTGCAAGAGTTGAGGAGTGGAGAATAAAGCAAAGAGATACTGAAGAATGGATGAGGCATCGGCAACTTCCTAATAAACTAAGAGAAAGAGTGAGAAGATTTATTCACTACAAATGGCTCGCTACTAGAGGTGTGAATGAAGAATCTATATTGAATGCTTTGCCTACAGATCTTCGCCGTGACATTAAGCGTCACCTTTGCTTGGATCTTGTTCGTCGGGTAAAATTAGCTTTCTTCcctttagttttattttattttattttttcctttctctgtttcacatTCAACATAGAGGGGACGACTATAGGATGGAAGATGAATGCTATGGATGCTCTTCTATCCCCTACTTTTTTGTGAGAAGGATATATCCAAATCATGGTTGTTTCCTCCAATCATTTCTACTCTCCACAAgagatctttttttcttttaaaaaaggaaACGACATTTCCCTTGTTCTCTTACTATCATGTATCATCAAACCACAAATAGCCCACCATTGCAGAACCAGCTAATGCATGGACCTACTCATTTTTTGCTCTGCTCATCGAGTTATGCTGGAGCTTTAGATTTTGAATATGGTACAGCTGACATGATTGATCTAAATCCTATTGTCTGAGTGAGTACACATTTGAAGATTcaccttctccctctcccctttgTTGGCCAGTGAAGCACTTGATACTGGCAGTTTTTTATTAACTTGACAATGGCAATTGACAGTTAATGTATGTGTTGTGAGGTCATCATTGCCATTCATGTAACATTTTATTTCAGTGAGATCTTGATGTTTTATATCAGTTATTGATTCTCTCTAATTTCAAATTGCAATGCTTTAGGTTCCCTTTTTCTCCCAGATGGACGACGGTCAACTTCTGGATGCCATTTGTGAGCGTCTTGTATCTTCCTTGAGCACAGTGGGCACATACATTGTCCGTGAAGGTGATCCAGTGACAGAGATGCTTTTTATCATTCGTGGGAAGCTTGAAAGCTCCACTACTGATGGTGGCCGGACGGGCTTCTTCAATTCAATCACCCTAAAAACTGGTGATTTTTGTGGTGAAGAATTGCTTGGATGGGCTCTTGTTCCCAAGCCTACGGTCAACTTGCCATCCTCCACCAGGACGGTGAAGACAATTGTTGAAGTGGAGGCATTTGCTCTCCGAGCTGAGGATCTCAAGTTTGTTGCAAGCCAATTCAGGAGGCTCCACAGCAGGAAGTTGCAGCACACATTCCGCTACTATTCTCACCATTGGAGGACATGGGCAGCTTGCTTCATCCAAGCAGCTTGGCGCCGCTACAAGAGGAGGAAACTGGCCAAGGATCTGAGCATGAGGGAGTCATTCTCTTCCAGGAGATCATATGAAGACGATGGGTCCCCTGAGCACAGCCTTGAGCTGAACGCAGCCAGGAAAGGAGCCCATATCATTAAAGAACTCCCAAAGTTTAGGAAGCCTTCTGAGCCAGACTTCTCAGCAGAGCATGACGATTGAGGGACTTGCTACAGAGAAATAGTCACTTCTGCTGTAAACACTGCACTCTATTGTCCTGGAACATGCATCGACCGGTGACAGATTTGTTGATAGGAGAAAATGCTGAAGCTCAAACTTTGCATGGTGAAACAAACATCAACGAACGGTGGTACGGGAATTAGGTTCTTGGAGTTGCAGACAGAATGATAGATTATAACCACCTCTTTCACTCTCTCTGCACCTGGTGATTGTGTTACTGTA contains the following coding sequences:
- the LOC102702292 gene encoding cyclic nucleotide-gated ion channel 17-like, translated to MEFTKQRTVRFYEERAKPTIPTHQKQAGLAASKLGLEISEKNKIFVAGQDLWYKKIIDPSSDFILTWNYVLRIACFIALFMDPLYFYVPKIYYGSPDSCIGRDTRLAIIVTVFRSITDLFYVVQIIIKFRTAYINPSSTLGVFSRGDLVIDPDKIAKQYLRSGFVVDLVASLPLPQIIIWSVIPSVKYSLSQHDDDILLLIAIFQYVLRLYLVFSLNSKIVEVTGAFSKTAWQGAAYNLLLYMIASHVLGALWYLLSVDRQTACWEKYCSDESDCHKGYLACDVQSDSNWKTNTAIFNKCDASSKSIDFDYGMFAPLLSNQAPDQGFLKKFFYCLWWGLQNLSCYGQTLTVSTYIGETLYAIFLAVLGLVLFAHLIGNVQTYLQSITARVEEWRIKQRDTEEWMRHRQLPNKLRERVRRFIHYKWLATRGVNEESILNALPTDLRRDIKRHLCLDLVRRVPFFSQMDDGQLLDAICERLVSSLSTVGTYIVREGDPVTEMLFIIRGKLESSTTDGGRTGFFNSITLKTGDFCGEELLGWALVPKPTVNLPSSTRTVKTIVEVEAFALRAEDLKFVASQFRRLHSRKLQHTFRYYSHHWRTWAACFIQAAWRRYKRRKLAKDLSMRESFSSRRSYEDDGSPEHSLELNAARKGAHIIKELPKFRKPSEPDFSAEHDD